The genomic region attttcgagattttctCAGATGTGAAGGTCCCCTGAACATTTTCACCcattttacaattaaatatttagtaATAAATCGAAATAAATAAGAAGAGCCGCAAACGAGTGGTTATCATACGGGGGATAAATTGTTGCTTACGATGGCGGCATTTTGCGGTTCCGTCGGTACAGCAGCCGATGCGAGAACGTCACAGATTATCGCGCGggatgaatattaaaaaaaatgtttagtgAAACCATAGATGGGGagttctattgaattttttggaaggtttattgatttttggCCAATCCTACGGAAAAAATCCACATCTATACTTTGCttttcaaggaaaatttttagcAAAcggtattttataaaaaaaaagtagcaCTTTATATTTATGAACAACCGATTCACTCTTCCATTCGCAAATATTGTCAAAtttgtaaacaatttttctttattcttgATAATAAGACAAaatcagtagaaaaaaaaatttgaacgtGGGACGCGTACTTCCGGGTTACTCTGCGCATGCCTCCAGCATAGTTGAAAATGGCGGGTGTTTCATCGGTAGCTTTCGGTAGATGTCGACCAATTCCGTGCAGTCGATCCCAACGCCATTACGCATCATTTCCGCAAGGGTCTTTTCTCTGCAGCGTGTCGTGGATAGTGGATCGGCTTGTCGCATCCACATTaatccattaattaataagtgcactttgtgattaaaaatgagtgaaacaCTTCAGCTGAAGGGTACCCTACGGGGACACAATGGATGGGTTACGCAAATTGCGACAAATCCGAAATATCCAGATATGATCCTCTCGTCCTCACGTGGTAAGTGACCAGACAGAAATCGTTCAATCTGTCCTGCACTGTACTAGTAGGAAGAGTAAAACTATttcttttttgttaataaggttgtttaataattaacaCCATTTGTTAACAATTAAGGGCTCAACAggtaaatttttcatgtggAGTCTAACaagatcataattttttatagctTTTGCGATTCTTTCAGGCCTCTTTAATCCTACCTTTTATCAAATAAACAACTGTTTACTCCCCCATgaccaataatttcattttccataaCAATATTTAATCCATTCGTTCACAGACAAGACTCTGATTGTATGGAAGCTCACCCGTGATGAGACCAACTATGGCATCCCCCAGAAGCGTCTTTACGGTCACTCTCACTTCATCAGCGACGTTGTCCTTTCTTCTGACGGTAACTATGCTCTCTCAGGATCATGGGACAAGACTCTCCGTCTTTGGGATCTCGCTGCCGGACGCACCACGAGGAGGTTCGAAGACCATACCAAGGTGTGATATTACTACGTCTCGTGGGCTTGCGAATCAGCTCCACCTGAGATCGTTTTGATCAGCAATTGTACGAACtgaagcttttttttttattttttttttaatattgaataGAAGATGATGAACCAATGCTGTAAGTATTGGGTGAAGTATTGCTTTGATTCAGTTTGGAGTTTCTTAGATTTAAGAATTTTGTAAACATCTTTTTGCCaagtgaagtggtaaatttATTGCGTTGAGGACTTAaccttaatttttttgtgaacatTCTCGAGAAGTAGTGAGTTCGAGAACagcataatattttatttgattttcaaaatatctcaAACCGAAAGGATTATTTGAAcaaatcaacatttttccttgaaaacgttaattccaaaaaattataaaatacctGATATGTTATTGTATAATTACAATGATGCAGAACTTTTATATCAACGATGACCATGAGTGTTTGCGGATATGGGACTgagaatttcaaaatattatcACTTCGCTGTAATTCTCACCTTATGCAGATTTTTAGAGTTCATTGTTGGGTTCCTTAGGATGTTCTGAGTGTTGCTTTCTCCGTGGACAATCGTCAGATTGTTTCTGGATCCAGGGACAAGACCATCAAACTGTGGAATACATTGGCCGAGTGCAAATACACAATTCAGGAGGATGGACATGGTGACTGGGTCAGTTGTGTTCGTTTCTCACCGAACCACACCAATCCAATTATTGTTTCTGCTGGTTGGGACAAGATCGTCAAGGTAAAATTGACTTATAACACTTTTAATACCTTTTATGCTTTCTTAATCATTTATCAGAGTTGCATGAccaatttttctcatcaaaatttcctatataatgattttttttttgttctgaatTAGGTATGGAACTTGACTAACTGCCGTTTGAAGATCAACCACAACGGACACACTGGATACTTGAATACTGTCACCGTGTCTCCTGATGGCTCTCTCTGCGCATCGGGCGGCAAGGTGAatatcaaaattaaataaattgaagagtTACACAAACGCTGTAACAGGATTCTGCGATAATTTTGAGTAGACGTAGTAATTTCTGAGATGTGCAATAGAGGAGGTGACAAACGTATACCGGACGAAAATCTATTTAGTATAGTTTAAGAAGCTTTTTTATGTCTATTTGATTCCACAGCTTCAAATCTCTTCGAAGGCTGTCTCAAACTGTGCTAAATAGTCATTGTTCCTGGTGCATAATTTTACCCACCTCTTCTGTACAGTTAATCTCAAGAATTTCAAATGATGCAAAACTTTTATGCCAACGATGACCATGAGTGTTTGCGGATATGGGACTGAtaattaaaaacgaaaaacataTCAAAATCCTCAATGAAAACCTGAATAACATAAAGACcacgaaattatttcattcaggACTGCAAAGCCATGCTGTGGGACTTGAACGATGGCAAGCACCTCCACACCCTCGACCACAATGACATCATCACAGCCCTGTGCTTCAGTCCAAATCGCTACTGGCTCTGCGCCGCATTTGGCCCCTGGATCAAGATCTGGGATCTCGAGAGCAAGGAAATGGTGGAGGAACTCAAGCCTGAGGTCGTGTCGACGACGAGCAAGGCCGAACCACCTCAGTGTCTTTCCCTGGCCTGGTCCACTGACGGACAGACCCTCTTCGCTGGATACTCTGATCACACAATCCGCGTCTGGCAGGTGTCTGTGACTAGCCGTTAAAAAACACCTTCATTTTGTAAATGaaaagatgaaataaaaaatcgcaaaaaaaattaaatcctcCAGTTGTTGCTATTATTATAATTCTATACTTAATTAAAGTATAACTGTTGGTtatgtttattttaaaaatctagGGGGAAGCCCCTAAAGTAAGGAAACGCATTTTTATACGATCAGCTTCGCGCGCTACGCCACACCAAAAGAGACTTCGCATTCAGTCACATTTTACCTATTCCTGGTACATTGAGAGGTTCTTTCTCATCCAAAAAAGAAATCTAGTCAGtattaaaatgtttttcaaatcaacgatattcgtaaaaaaattatagaagaaTTTTTGATAGAAATTTGATTCTCTACAAAATATCACTCGTTGCCTTCATGAATGAAGGGGTACTAAACTTCTAAAATAACATTACGATTTATAGTTTCACTATTGAACTGAATAACTTCATTTTTCGTTCGTTGAACCCTTGACATTTATCTGCGACTCCAACTTCTCAAATTCCTTCTTGGTGATTTTATCCGTCTCATCCTCCACCTGCTCAACTCCAAGCACCTCGGGAATATAAAattgcatcatattctgtACTCCATTTTTGAGGGTTACTACTGAGCTGGGACAGCTTGTGCACGAGCCCTGCATCTTTAGCTTTACAATTCCATTCTCAAAACCCTAAAACGGAAACATTCTATTTGATACCATTTTTAAACAGTACAGTATTTTTGTTTCTGTTGATTCAAAGACCATTTGttactgttttttttatctgctTTAGAATGATTGCATTTATTGAGCAATTTTCTCACCATAAAAACTATGTCTCCACCATCCTCCTGGACCGTAGGTCTAATTCTAGTATCAAGCAACTCCTTGATCATTTGGACAATTTCGTCATCATCTTCATTGATTTCTATAAAAAaccaatagaaaaatattttaagaaTGAATTCTAAAATAGCTGAGTTCAAGTTCATAATTACGTGTATCAGAGGACGGTTGTTCCTCCGTGATGATGGGCAGCCCTGTCGAGAAGAAATCCATGATTGTCGCAAAGATTTCAGGCTTCAGGAGATTCCAGTCAACATCTTCATCGACCTTTGTCACAGTGATAAAATCAGGACCatagaaaattgatttaaCTCCTTCAATCCTGAAAAGCATCTTCGCAAGGGGTGAACAGTAACTC from Diachasmimorpha longicaudata isolate KC_UGA_2023 chromosome 1, iyDiaLong2, whole genome shotgun sequence harbors:
- the LOC135173029 gene encoding NFU1 iron-sulfur cluster scaffold homolog, mitochondrial-like, with the protein product MNKLMKNVLSSGRLFSYSCVVSCQCPKFTRELHVNYRNPGIRCRLLCEKPRAQLQSRNMFIQTQDTPNPNSLKFLPGVPVMEPGQTKDFPNATESYCSPLAKMLFRIEGVKSIFYGPDFITVTKVDEDVDWNLLKPEIFATIMDFFSTGLPIITEEQPSSDTQINEDDDEIVQMIKELLDTRIRPTVQEDGGDIVFMGFENGIVKLKMQGSCTSCPSSVVTLKNGVQNMMQFYIPEVLGVEQVEDETDKITKKEFEKLESQINVKGSTNEK
- the LOC135173001 gene encoding small ribosomal subunit protein RACK1 gives rise to the protein MSETLQLKGTLRGHNGWVTQIATNPKYPDMILSSSRDKTLIVWKLTRDETNYGIPQKRLYGHSHFISDVVLSSDGNYALSGSWDKTLRLWDLAAGRTTRRFEDHTKDVLSVAFSVDNRQIVSGSRDKTIKLWNTLAECKYTIQEDGHGDWVSCVRFSPNHTNPIIVSAGWDKIVKVWNLTNCRLKINHNGHTGYLNTVTVSPDGSLCASGGKDCKAMLWDLNDGKHLHTLDHNDIITALCFSPNRYWLCAAFGPWIKIWDLESKEMVEELKPEVVSTTSKAEPPQCLSLAWSTDGQTLFAGYSDHTIRVWQVSVTSR